One genomic region from Myxococcales bacterium encodes:
- a CDS encoding Gfo/Idh/MocA family oxidoreductase — MRWTERRNLEAVLFAIATGRLDVKSLITHRFPFDRALDAYDLITGKVPEPHLGVVLTYPEAPVRAPLVRAAPRERSSSHVGIAMVGTGSFASGVLAPALKEISGARLVSTVSGRGLSARHVADKFGEGDVDANLDEVLARADVDAVIIATRHDSHAAQAAKALSQGRDVFLEKPAAVTEEQLEILKTEAERSSARLMIGFNRRFSPFGKQVRDAFTNRKSGLVMVARINAGRIPPSSWVHHPDEGGGRIIGEGCHFVDLMTYWAGALPVRVSAHAIGHDGGFGREDNVIATLTFADGSVGTLIYTAMGDPTVSKERYEVFCEGKVAILDNWRTLAVTSQGKTKTTRALRADKGHSAELQAFVDSCKRAAPTPMRWEEIEAVTRATFAIERARIDGVAVDV, encoded by the coding sequence GTGCGGTGGACGGAGCGGCGAAACCTCGAGGCGGTGCTCTTTGCCATCGCGACGGGCCGGCTCGACGTGAAGAGCCTCATCACGCATCGGTTTCCATTCGACAGGGCGCTCGACGCCTACGACCTCATCACCGGCAAGGTGCCCGAGCCCCATTTGGGCGTGGTGCTCACGTACCCCGAGGCGCCCGTTCGCGCGCCGCTGGTGCGTGCTGCGCCTCGCGAGCGCTCGTCTTCGCACGTGGGCATCGCGATGGTGGGAACGGGCTCCTTCGCGTCGGGCGTGTTGGCGCCCGCGCTAAAGGAGATCAGCGGTGCGCGCCTCGTGTCGACGGTCTCGGGGCGGGGCCTCTCGGCGCGGCACGTGGCCGACAAGTTCGGCGAAGGCGACGTCGACGCCAACCTCGACGAAGTCCTGGCGCGCGCCGACGTGGACGCGGTCATCATCGCGACGCGGCACGACTCTCACGCCGCGCAAGCGGCCAAGGCGCTCTCGCAGGGCCGCGACGTGTTCCTCGAGAAGCCGGCGGCGGTGACCGAAGAGCAGCTCGAGATCTTGAAGACGGAAGCAGAGCGCTCCTCGGCGCGGCTGATGATCGGCTTCAATCGCCGCTTCTCGCCGTTTGGCAAACAGGTCCGCGACGCGTTCACGAACCGGAAGAGCGGCCTCGTGATGGTGGCGCGCATCAACGCGGGCCGCATCCCTCCGTCGTCGTGGGTCCACCATCCCGACGAGGGCGGCGGCCGCATCATCGGCGAGGGCTGTCACTTCGTCGACCTCATGACGTATTGGGCCGGCGCCCTTCCCGTCCGCGTGTCGGCTCATGCCATCGGCCACGATGGCGGCTTTGGTCGCGAAGACAACGTCATCGCCACGCTCACGTTCGCCGATGGCAGCGTTGGCACGTTGATCTACACGGCCATGGGCGATCCGACCGTGAGCAAGGAGCGCTACGAAGTGTTCTGCGAGGGCAAGGTCGCCATCCTCGACAACTGGCGCACGCTCGCTGTGACGTCACAAGGAAAGACCAAGACGACGCGGGCCCTCCGCGCCGACAAGGGGCACAGCGCGGAGCTCCAAGCCTTCGTCGATTCGTGCAAGCGAGCTGCCCCCACGCCGATGCGCTGGGAGGAGATCGAAGCAGTGACGCGCGCGACGTTCGCCATCGAGCGCGCGCGCATCGACGGAGTGGCCGTCGACGTCTAG